From Ammospiza caudacuta isolate bAmmCau1 chromosome 31, bAmmCau1.pri, whole genome shotgun sequence, one genomic window encodes:
- the ARF3 gene encoding ADP-ribosylation factor 3 translates to MGNIFGNLLKSLIGKKEMRILMVGLDAAGKTTILYKLKLGEIVTTIPTIGFNVETVEYKNISFTVWDVGGQDKIRPLWRHYFQNTQGLIFVVDSNDRERVNEAREELMRMLAEDELRDAVLLVFANKQDLPNAMNAAEITDKLGLHSLRHRNWYIQATCATSGDGLYEGLDWLANQLKNKK, encoded by the exons ATGGGCAACATCTTCGGGAACCTGCTGAAGAGCCTGATCGGCAAGAAGGAGATGCGGATCCTCATGGTGGGGCTGGACGCTGCTGGCAAGACCACCATCCTCTACAAGCTCAAACTGGGCGAGATCGTCACCACCATCCCCACCATCG GGTTCAATGTGGAGACAGTGGAGTACAAGAACATCAGCTTCACCGTGTGGGATGTGGGTGGGCAGGACAAGATCCGGCCCCTCTGGAGGCATTACTTCCAGAACACCCAGG ggCTGATCTTCGTGGTGGACAGCAACGACCGGGAGCGGGTGAACGAGGCGCGGGAGGAGCTGATGCGGATGCTGGCGGAGGATGAGCTCAGGGACGCCGTCCTCCTCGTCTTCGCCAACAAgcag GACCTGCCCAACGCCATGAACGCAGCGGAGATCACGGACAAGCTGGGGCTGCACTCCCTGCGCCACCGTAACTGGTACATCCAGgccacctgtgccaccagcGGGGACGGGCTCTATGAGGGCCTTGACTGGCTCGCCAACCAGCTCAAGAACAAGAAATGA